cttggtgcaattgatgaaagcaaatcctcactctcactcaaagcaatacacaaAGGTATGAAAAGAATTTTGATTTAAAGCTGTCTCTTACAAGTGTtttttatccttatatagtaaggagaaaacaaataaaactctAAGACATTCTTCTTAGGTCTGGCCGAACCACACAtgaggcccaagcccaatcacacactaaaataacacatcaaactcataagtattaaaatataagtccAAGACAtgacccaacactctaaaacttaaaagataaaatatggccagaatacaagccaaaacaaagccaaaataaaagcaagtgtttaaataataaaacatagcaagcccatcatgataaagttgaatcttcacaaaagcctttcttgatcttcactttagacgtccctttatgtagttttggcCTATatgtttgattaggctccctaagtctatgattgcaagtgttgcaccaaatctgccccatatgagttgaagcacgccccaaatatatatggattataagaatatgattttgaactccttttagatccatttgaatgtcataagtttgctccacaccattgttagaaatttatcctattggatccgtatcacctATAATTGGCAAATCATCTACATATAAAGCGATCACTATCAGCTTTCCATTTTCACTTCTCTTCACAAACAAAGTGGGTTCATTGTTGCTTCTAGTAAACCCAATTGACTCTAGATAAGAGTCAATTTTGACAATCTAGGCTCTATGGGCCTGCTTCAAGTCATAAAGTTCCTTGTGTAACTTGAGAACTTTAACTTCACTTCCAACAACTTTGAAGCCCTCCAAAGAATCTATATCAAAATGGAAGATTTTCCACTTGTATTGATCGGATAAAGCCAATAACATTCTTACTATTTCATGCCTGGCTACAGGTGGAATGTGTCACCATAATCAATTCCAGAAAGTTGGACCTATCCTTTTACAACTAACCTGGCTTTGCAGTTGAACAGGTTGCCATCTAGATTAAGTTTGACTCTATATACCCATTTGACCCTAGTAACATTTTTGCCTATCAGCAAGAGTCCAAGTCCTTCAATtgcttcaatttcttccttcaTTGCAGCATTCCATTCAGGAACTTTGGTGGCTGCAAAAAAAGAATTTGGTTCTTCAACAATGAATTGCTTTGCTCATAACTTCTGCCAAAGATTTTATCTTCAATACAGGTGAATCCGTAGTAGACTCAACTTGATCATGTGCATTTAGTGGAATTTGTAGACTATTGCTGCAAGAACAACTTGGTTTGAGTGACCTGATCAACTATAACTTTGTTCTCTTTTCAATCCTAATGACTCATCTCATCTATTTGAATATCTCTACTGAATTGAATTTTACCATTATGAATATTGTAAACTCTATAACCTTTGGTATGAGCTCCATAGCCAATAAAAATTCTAACTTCTGCCTTATCATCTAATTTGCTCCTCGTCACATTAGGTACATGTGTGTAGAAAATTGAATCCAATATTTTCAGATGCTGAGCTGATGGTTTATTGCcactccaagcttcaaaagttGTCTTGCCTTCAACAACCCTTGTTGGGAGTCTATTCATTAAGTAAACTGTAGTATTAACTACTTCTGCCTAAAAGGATTTAGGAAGATCTTTTTCAGCTATTATTGATCGAGCCATATCCATTGCAATTCAATTTTTCTTCTTTGAAACTCCATTCTGCTATGGAGAATAAGGAACGATCAACTGATGTTGAATACTAGTCTCCAAACAGAAATCTGCAAACCGATTGGAGGTATATTCTACTCCGTTATCGATTTTAATAACCTTGAGCTGCACTCCACTTTCCCTTTCAACTTTAGCTTTGAATGTGTTATATAGGTTataagaagtaaatatgttaatataggaagtaaatatttgATAGATGGATCAGTTGTTTAATCTTatgattgtataatcatagacttgattttctttcctatttagataccgtcttttatgtataaatagattataatcTCTACTATGaaatataacaaataaaatattatatttctacatagTATCAGAGCCTCACCCatagagatttaaatttttttgagaTTTAGAGTTTTGTTCATTTGAGTTACCCATaaaggtaacatttggagacttagaccTCTGTTCAttttgggttatccataaagggtaacatttggagacttagggctccgtTTATTTGGGTTACGCATAaagagtaacatttggagacttggggctctgttcatcgggttacccataaagggtaacatttggagacagaCTTAAGGCTTTGTTCATTTGAGTTACTCATAAAAGGTAACATTTGGAAACTTAGGGTTCTGTTCATCGGGTAATATTCACGGCTACTGTTTATCGGTTACTGTTCACGGGTTCTATTCTTCTGatcctttatttattttgattgttttggattggttgtttttatgactgaaattgattatatatgtaacaagttggacatgattAATATTTATACTCCAACTTGcgggggagtgttataggttatagaaagtaaatatgttaatataagaagtaaatattaatagatggatcagttgtttaattttatgattgtataatcatagacttgattttttttcctatttagataccgtcttttatgtataaatagattataatctttattgtgaaatacaacaaataaaatatattatatttttacagaATGATTTAAATAAACCATAAACTTGAGACTTATGACTGAAAAAATATACCTAAATCATCCGAAAATAAtcgtcaataaaaaaaaaaataaatgttccATTTAGTGATGCGGTTCTCATAGGCCCACATAAATAAAAATGGATAAGCTCTAATTTTTCTTTAGCTCCTATGAGCTCTTAGATAGAAATGTTGCTCTATAAAATTTGCTTAGTTGACATGCTTTGCAAACTTCTTTAACAACATCTATATTTAGAAAATCATTTACAAGGCTCTTAGCATACACAAATTTAAgagaagaaaaaatataatggCCAAGTCCTTTATGCCATAAAATTGATTCATCAATATCGGCAGTTAAGGCACAATTACTGACTGACTTACAGCTTAAAGTACTAAACATATTCACTTGAGTAATTTCTTGGTAAGGGATGCAAAGGAACGGAAGCGTTAAAGGAGAAATCTTTAAGCTTCATATTATGTGGGTTGTTAATGGAGGCAAGGCAAAGACAAGGAAACAAAAAAATGAGAGATCAGAGAAATCATTTGGCTTTAATGGGTGTAATAGGTTATTGGGACTTGGGACCGGCGGACTAAGGGCAGGGGATAAATACTTTGAGGGTTTCGATTAATCGGTTTGTCGGTTTTTTTACACAAATAAGCCAAATTGAAAATCGAACTTATAGAAAATAAGTAACCGAACCAAACTGTACaagataaaaaatcaaatccatTAAACCAAATCAATTTGATTGGGTTGAATTTTTCTAGTTTTAGTGGAAAAGTGCTCACTCTGCTTAAGAGTTTGTTtgagtatttttaatttttcctaCCCAAACCCGGAACCCCAAAAGCCCCTCCACCAAGTGAAGGACTGAAGGTGAAGCAAAATCTACTGATCCAGAatcagaaaaaaagaagaagaaatgaaGAGTATACCTCTGCTTCTGATGGGTTGTGGAGGTGTTGGTCGCCAGCTCCTTCAACACATTGTCTCCTGCAGATCTCTTCATGCCAATCAGGTTTATTTGCATTCGTTAGTTaagttctatttttttttgGTCACAGGTTCCGAAAATTGCTACCCATTTTAGTATCTCACGGGAAATTGAATAAAGCAGGCAACTTGTTTTAGCTCCCCAAATGATCAATCTATAGATCACTGGTGTCAATTTTGTGTATCCGTGATTCAAATGATGATTAGTTAAAGTTTTAGTTGCACTTAGCAACTCAGTTGCCAAGTTAGATATAGGTGACTGGTGAAAAATACTTGTGAGATTGATAAATTGCATCTTTAGTCAAATTTGTGTTTCGTTACTCAGTTAACTACATTGCTTTTATTTTGTTGTTGCAGGGAGTCCATTTGCGAGTTGTGGGAGTCTGTGACAGTAAATCATTAGTTGTTGCATCTGATGTATTCACCAGGgaattaaatgataaatttttagTTGAAGTTTGCCGGGTGAAGTTGAATGGTTTATCTCTTTCTAAGCTTGCTGACTTTGGTGAGGACATTTTAATGTATACCTGTTTGCATGATAAAGATGGAATCTAGTTTTGGTGCATCGCTTATGCTTCTTTGTTTTGTGTTATCCAAAGATGAATGCCTAATATACTTGAATTCGGAGTCTAAAAGAAAAGTAATAGATATTGCAGCTCTTCTGGGTAAATCAACAGGTTTGTGTTTCAATGAGCTCCTCTCCTTTGTTCttatgttttgatttttaaagcAGTTAGAGCTTTAGACATTAACTTATTGCAATGTAAACAGTGAATTGCATTCTTAGCGATGAAAATTTTTCACTTGTTATTGCAAACTCTTTTGTTTGTTTCTATCACTTGAACTGAAGCCTGAGAAGTGAGAAGTGGCCAAGCATTTGGCTTCTATATTTTCTGATTTCTGAGCtgacattttattattattttttatgatgttaCAGGCTTGGCTTTTGTAGATTGCTCTGCAAGTTCTGAGACTACTGGAGTGCTAAACCGAGTGGTTGATTTAGGATGTTGTATTGTCCTGGCAAACAAGAAGCCTCTTACTTCTAGATTGGTAATGAACTTTTGCCGTCAGCTTTGTTAGTTTCTAATAGAAAAAAGGGGCTTAGGATCATTGGGATGTCTCATGGttcttcaatatatatatatatatatatatcttgagACTATTTTTTAACCTTTGGGGATTACAAGGGATTTTGAGGGTGCGTAGGGCCATCAGTTTCTGGTCTAGCAACCAGCATTCTTGTGAGGCTACAATCACCCTGCATAATCCAATTTTTGCCTTGGAAATGATTTTCCTATGGTATCTGGACACTGTGCTAACACCACTTTTGCaaccttcatttttttttttatctttgctatttttatttttcttagaaAAGGTGTTTGGCGACCTTAGTTAAGACTTATGGGAGAAATGATATGATGATACTGAAGAGAAGTGAAGTTCGATTTCTTTAAACTAGGTTGGATGACAAAGAAAGTGATAAAATGGAATGGTGGAGatgattttacaatcataagaTTCTCTGGTCTTAGTTTATCTCTTTGCTTATCATTTACATATCTCAAGAAATGAAAGCTCAATTCCTGTCAATTCTTTACTCCTTTTAGCTTTTATCCGTAGACAAGCTTCACTTCTTGCTATTACTTTTGTTTGTGGTTCCAATTTTTTCTCTTTCCATTCCATTTCTGGAGTTCTAGAGAACATTTTGTACCCTTTCTTGCAGGAAGATTATGACAAATTGTATTCCTATCCACGTCGCATACGGCATGAGTCTACTGTAAGTGAAGTTGTCGTTAATGAATCTATCACTATTATTTGTTTAACTTTTTGAAAGTGGAATGCAAAACATGGGCGGAGAATGAAGAAAATAATTGTGTAACCTTCAGTTGAAAAACTGAGCAGGATTTAACACTGAAACTTGTATTGATGTTACCTTAATATTGGAATTGCTTGTTGTTAATGTTACTTCTATTTGTTGCTCAACCTTCAAGTTGGGTGGTGTACATGCTTGAGTTTGCAGTGGAATGTGCTGTACTTTCAAATATGTAAAACTTTTGGCATTCTTGCTTAAACATTTCAGTTTCTAGCATCAGAACCAGTGAGTAATCTGTGACAAATTTGATATATGCGAAAGTATTCTGAGCTTCATATAGTTGCTAAGAGATGTATGCTAAGGTCAAACCATTGGCTTGGCTAAGGTATTATAAGATGGTCATAGTAAAGTAGCAAATGCCATTTTGTTTTACACCGGAGAAATAATCCATTATAATTACACTTTAGCCATGGATTCTTCATTGGTTTATACATCTCGTTAATGTACCAAAAGATATAAATATCTTGGCCTCAGTTCTAGATTTAAAAGGCCATTAATTTTTGGACCTAAATAAGGATTAGAGGTCTCATCTTCCTTTATTAATGTCATCGTCTCAACAAGTATagacaagttttttttttaatattttaggtTTATTCATGGTTTTACTTTGGTATTGCACGTTGTTACAAATGTATTTTACTTTGTCTTAGCATAAAGAGTATACTATATGCTAAAATCATAAATGTCTTTTACTGGATAGGTTGGTGCTGGCCTTCCTGTTATAGCATCCTTAAATCGTATACTCTTGTCAGGAGATCCTGTTCATCGCATAATTGGGAGTTTGAGTGGTAAGAAATTTTCCTTGGCTTTGATTATGTGCTTGCATTGTTGGATCATTTCTGATGCCTGCATTTATTGTTATACCATTACTACATGTATGTGTTTGTCAATTTGAAAATTCTTGTAACAGGTACCTTGGGATATGTAATGAGTGAGGTTGAAGGTGGGAAGCCTTTGAGTGAAGTTGTTAAGACTGCCAAAAGTTTGGGCTTTACTGAACCAGGTCTCATTGCAATTTTGAATTTTCCCTTCAATCACTTTTTTGCCCGATAAATCTTGTGCTGTCTTCCAATTGTTGCATATGGAAATGTTTGCTGAGATAAATTTCTGCTTTGGGTTTCATTTCTGAAATTACTTTTTTGAGGTGCTATTCTGGTTTGAAATAACatcatttgattttctttttttgcatttattttctattctgttatttatttttaaatgtatcTCTCTATCCTGAGATTGAGCATCTCGTCCAAAAATCATTAGCTAGGTAATCCACTTGTGAATAAAATGTAACGTAAACTTAATCAACCATTGATGATCAGAGCAGCCAAATTTTCGTCAACTTCTTgactatcaatttattttttggcCTTTTGCCTTTCCTTACAAAAGAACCTGTGTAGCAATAGCTGTGACT
This sequence is a window from Manihot esculenta cultivar AM560-2 chromosome 4, M.esculenta_v8, whole genome shotgun sequence. Protein-coding genes within it:
- the LOC110607563 gene encoding bifunctional aspartokinase/homoserine dehydrogenase isoform X2; protein product: MKSIPLLLMGCGGVGRQLLQHIVSCRSLHANQGVHLRVVGVCDSKSLVVASDVFTRELNDKFLVEVCRVKLNGLSLSKLADFDECLIYLNSESKRKVIDIAALLGKSTGLAFVDCSASSETTGVLNRVVDLGCCIVLANKKPLTSRLEDYDKLYSYPRRIRHESTVGAGLPVIASLNRILLSGDPVHRIIGSLSGTLGYVMSEVEGGKPLSEVVKTAKSLGFTEPDPRDDLSGMDVARKIESLYPDEMEPDVMSVEEFLATGIKLLDNDVEERVKKASLRGNVLRYVCVIEGSRCEVGIQELPKTSALGRLKGSDNVLEIYSRCYNEQPLVIQGAGAGNDTTAAGVLADILDIQDLFP
- the LOC110607563 gene encoding bifunctional aspartokinase/homoserine dehydrogenase isoform X1, whose amino-acid sequence is MKSIPLLLMGCGGVGRQLLQHIVSCRSLHANQGVHLRVVGVCDSKSLVVASDVFTRELNDKFLVEVCRVKLNGLSLSKLADFDECLIYLNSESKRKVIDIAALLGKSTGLAFVDCSASSETTGVLNRVVDLGCCIVLANKKPLTSRLEDYDKLYSYPRRIRHESTVGAGLPVIASLNRILLSGDPVHRIIGSLSGTLGYVMSEVEGGKPLSEVVKTAKSLGFTEPDPRDDLSGMDVARKALILARLLGRRVNLDDIKIESLYPDEMEPDVMSVEEFLATGIKLLDNDVEERVKKASLRGNVLRYVCVIEGSRCEVGIQELPKTSALGRLKGSDNVLEIYSRCYNEQPLVIQGAGAGNDTTAAGVLADILDIQDLFP
- the LOC110607563 gene encoding bifunctional aspartokinase/homoserine dehydrogenase isoform X3, whose translation is MKSIPLLLMGCGGVGRQLLQHIVSCRSLHANQGVHLRVVGVCDSKSLVVASDVFTRELNDKFLVEVCRVKLNGLSLSKLADFGLAFVDCSASSETTGVLNRVVDLGCCIVLANKKPLTSRLEDYDKLYSYPRRIRHESTVGAGLPVIASLNRILLSGDPVHRIIGSLSGTLGYVMSEVEGGKPLSEVVKTAKSLGFTEPDPRDDLSGMDVARKALILARLLGRRVNLDDIKIESLYPDEMEPDVMSVEEFLATGIKLLDNDVEERVKKASLRGNVLRYVCVIEGSRCEVGIQELPKTSALGRLKGSDNVLEIYSRCYNEQPLVIQGAGAGNDTTAAGVLADILDIQDLFP